GCTACAATGTTACATGCCGTTTTATCGATATCGATGGTGCTGTCACTCCCGAAATGCTGGCAGCAGAAATCCAAACAAGTGAACAAAAATACGGTGTCGCCTACCGAAATGGCAAGCGCTATGTTGAGGTCCTGTCCAAAACGGACTTAACCGATACACCCAACCTGACCACCGATATCCGTGAAAACGGTGTCTACGTGATCACGGGTGGTCTAGGGGGACTTGGTTTGGAGATAGGCAAATTTTTGGCGTCAAAGAAATCTGTCAAAGTCTGCCTGATTGCCCGAAGCCCGCTTGAAGACCACTCAGAATGGCCGGTCCTGTTGGCTCAAACTCAAGACGAAAAGCTCCAGCATCGCTACAAAACCCTAATGGAGATGAAGCGTCTAGGCAGTGAAGTGATCTATTACCAGGCCGATGTTTCGGAGGAAGATGCATTAGCACAGGCCCTTGACGACATCCGTTCCTGCTTTGGTCCAATCAACGGCGTGATTCATTGTGCTGGTGCGGTGGGAGAAGGCCTGATTATCGGGAAAGGGGAAGAGCTTTTCCGCAGCGCGATCCAGCCAAAAGTGGAGGGAACGTGGCTGCTCGACCGTCTGACAGAAGAAGACCAGCTTGACTTTTTCTTGTCTTTCTCCTCGATTACATCACTTCTAGGCGCTCCTGGTCACGGTGCATACAGTGCTGCCAACTCGTATCTCGATGCGTTCGAAGCGTACCGTAACAAGCTGGGGAAACGGACAGTCACAATTAACTGGGCTGCTTGGAGAGATACGGGGCTTGCCAAGGATTACGGTGTCAATGTGGATGGTCTGTTCAGAGTATTGCCAACCGAAGAAGCACTACAAGCCCTTGAGCACGTTTTGTCCAAGGATATTACACGGGTCGTGATCGGGAAGGTTAACTATGAGGATGAGGTAATTCTTTCAGAGTTTGATTCGCCGATGAAGCTGTCTGATGAAATCCTCGACATTATCGAATACAAGAAGCAAGCCTTTGCTCCCCAGAAAAATGCACTGCGTAGCATTGAGTTAAAGACAGTGACATTAATCGGGCGCGACAACCATACCTATACTGATTGGGAACAATTGGTCGCTGATATCTACGGCAGCGTCTTGGGATATGACGAACTTGATCTGAATGATAATTTCTACGAACTGGGTGGCGACTCCATTGTCGCTATCAAAATCGTCAACTGTCTCTATGACAAGCTCAAAGTCAAGATCGAGCTTACACAAGTACTGAGAAATTACCCGACGATCATCAGCCTGGCTGACTTTCTTGAAAGCTTCTACACTTCGGCCGAAGCGAAGCAGTATCCACCGATTGTGCCAGTGACGAAACACGATTTCTACCCAGTGTCAGCAGCGCAAAAACGTATTTTTACATTAGCTCAAATCGACAAGGAAAACCTGGGCTATAACATGCCGTCCGCATATCTGATCGAAGGCGACTTCGACATCCAGCGCTTTGAACGGGTGATTCATACGTTGATCGCAAGACACGAATCCTTCCGTACCTCCTTTGAAATGATCAATAATGATCCAGTGCAAATCGTACATGCGGATTGCGATTTCCAGATTCAGTACTTCACCACTTCTAACAAAGACATTGGCGAATTGTTGGCGCAATTCATCGCTCCATTTGATTTGTCCAAGCATCCGTTGATTCGTATTGGGTTAGTAAATAAAGCACAAGATCAACACGTATTGTTGATTGACATGCATCACATCATCTCTGACGGGACTTCAATCGGCACCTTGATTCAGGAGTTTGCCTCTCTCTACGAAGGTTTGAGCCTGCCAAAACCAATTGTACAGTACAAAGATTTCGCGGTTTGGCAAAATCGGTTGCTTGATTCTGACCTGATTTTGCAGCAGGAACAATTCTGGCTCGACACTTTCTCCGGGGAGCTGCCATTGCTTGAACTGCCAACGGATTACCCCCGTCCAGCGGTCATGAGCTACGATGGGGACAACTACGATCTCGAGATCAGTCCCGCCCTGACGTCTAAACTGCGAGAGACATGCAATAAAAACGATGTTACGCTGTTTGTGCTATTCCTTGCAACTTATAAGCTCTGGCTTGCGAAACTGACCAGACAGGAAGACGTTATTGTGGGTACCCCCGTTATCGGACGTAATGAACCGAGTGTGGAATTTGTGATCGGAATGTTCATCAATACCATTGCCCTTCGCACTTATCCACAGGGACAGAAGAGCTTTGCCCACTATCTCACCGAGGTGCGGGACAACATCCTGATGGCTTTTGACAATCAAGAATATCAGTTCGAAATGCTGCTAGAAAAATTAAAGCTGACTCGGGACTTGAGCCGGACTCCACTATTCGACACCCTTTTCAACATGCAAAACACTAGCTTCGATTACGGAGTCAAGGTAGGGGAGATGAAGTTCAGCCCGTATCTGTTTGAGAATAAAACGGCGAAATTTGATCTCACTATCCACTTGGAAGAGATGCCGGACAAGGTACTCCTCAACTGCAATTATCGCACCGCCCTGTTTAAACCAAGCACGATCCAATACTTGATGAATCAATATCTAAACTTACTCGAACAGGTGGTTGACAATCCTAACCGTCCTCTTGAGGAATACCGCCTGTTTGAGAAAAGTCAGCTGCAAACGAAAAACAGCGTACAAACTGAAGTGGTTTCTGAATCATTTGAAGCTGAGGTCTATTCGTCCATCGTCCAACGCTTCGAAGAGCAAGTCGACAAACACGCTGGAGCAATTGCGGTAAAAGATAAAGCCAAGACCTATTCGTACCTGGAACTCAACCAAACCGCCAACCGCATTGCCCACGCAATTTTGTCCTATTTACCGCTGACGAGGGAGCAACAGCCTGTCGCCATTCTGTTTGGACACGTGGCCGAGATGATTGTGGGAATGTTAGGTGTATTGAAAACGGGCAACTTCTATGTACCTCTGGATCCCACGTTCCCTGTGGATCGACTCAAGGACATGCTGGAACTCTCAGGAGCCCGTCTGATCGTGACCAATCACGAGTACGAAGACCTGGCTGCTCAACTGGCTGCGAGTGATCTTGAGATCCTAACAATTCAGGCGTTGGAGAAGAACCGTAACATTTCCAGCATGAATCCGAACTTGCCGATCACAGCAGGTCAACTTGCTTACATCATGTTTACTTCGGGATCAACGGGTAAGCCAAAAGCGGTGATGCAAACTCATCACAATGTCCTTCATTTCATTGCCTGCTTTGGCAATGATCTGCAGATCAGCGAAGATGACCGCATCGCACTGTTAACTTCCTACAGTCATGCTGTAGGCGTTCTGGACATTTTTGTGGCAATTCTGTTCGGGGCAGGCGTGTATCCGTACAATATCAAAACGGAAGGCAGTATGGATAAGCTTCCCGCATGGCTTTTAGATCAGCAGATCACGTTCTATCATTCCATTCCGACCGTGTTTCGCTATTGCATGATGGCGGGTGGGGAAGAGACGCGGTACGAACATATCCGCCATGTAATTTTAGGCGGCGAGCCGGTGTACCAAGGTGATCTTGCCTTGCACCAACGACATTTTGCTGATCACTCATTGTTGGTAAACCTGTACGGCGCCTCCGAGATTCTGATCGCCACTTCCTATGTGCTCAAGCACGGTTCCTCCATGACTGGCTACGCGCTGCCTGTTGGGTACCCTGTCGAGGGAGTCGAGATCGCGTTGTGCAATGAACAAGGTGGAGAGACTCGAGTTTTTGAAATCGGTGAAATCGTAGTCAAAAGTAAATACCTCACTTCTGGTTACTGGAAGCTCGAAAATAAGACACGAGAAGTCCTGTCTTTTGACAAGGATGACCCATCCGTGGCGGTCTATCGCACCAATGACCTTGGGCGCATGCTGCCGGACGGAAGCATCGAATATATTGGGCGAAGAGACTTCCAGGTCAAAATACGCGGTTACCGTGTAGAACTCGGCGAGATCGAAACCATTCTCAACCATATGGACAACATCGCCAAAAGCGCAGTGATCGTTACGCATAACCAGGACCACGAAGCCCAACTGGTCGCCTACTACGAAACCTACGATGGAAAATCACTCGAGACCGTAGATGTCAAAAACGAACTGACCAAGTACTTACCTGATTACATGGTGCCGACCTACTTGATCCATCTGGATAAAATTCCGCTAACTCCCAATTACAAGATCGATAAAAAATCTCTCCCGAACATACAGACTCTCCCATTCAGTACACAATTCGTGGACGCTGCTGATGAGACGGAGGAGGTGCTCATCCATATCTGGAAAGACATCCTAGGGATCGAGTCAATCGGGGTTAACGACAACTTTTTTCATCTTGGCGGGCATTCGTTGAAAGCCGCAGTGCTGATCTCTCACTTGCACAGAGCCTTTGACGTAGAAATTCCGCTGCGAGAGATTTTCTATCGTCAAACGGTAAGGGAATTGGCTTCCCACATCAGAGAGTGCAATCGAAGCCTGTACACGAAAATCCCGAAGGCTGAGGGCCGTCCGTACTATCCAGTGTCCTCCGCCCAGAAGCGCCAATACGTCCTCCACATGTTTGAAGGAGCGCAGACAAGCTACAACATCTCCCGAGCGCATGAAATCATCGGCGATGTCGATGTAGAGCGGTTGGAGAGCATCCTGCAACAATTGATCAACCATCACGAACCATTGCGCACTTCGTTTGCAATGATAGAGGGGGAACTTGTTCAGGTCATTCAGGAAGATGTGACATTTGCCATCGAGCAATTGGAAGCAGACGAAGACACCCTTGAATGGGTCGCCGCCAGCTTTATTCGCCCATTTAATCTGGGCCAAGCGCCGTTGCTCAGAGTCGGGATCATACGCCTGTCCGAACAACGGCATGTGCTCTTGTACGATTTGCACCACATTATCGCAGATGCTACTTCCGTGCAACTTTTGTTAAGAAACTTTTTTGATCTGTATAACGGACAAGAGATGCCACCCCAGCGCATCCAGTACAAAGAGTTCTCGCTCTGGCAAAAAGAACAGCTGCAAAGCGTACGCATGACCAAGCAAAAAGCGTACTGGATGGAAACCTTGTCTGGCGATTTGGCTGTCTTGGATCTGCCGACGGACTTTACCCGGCCCCTCTTCAGGAGCTATGAGGGCGACACCTTCTCATTCAAGATTGACGCTGAACTGACAGGGATGCTGCACCAACTGACGAGAGAGACGAACAGCACTTTGTTTATGGTGCTGATCGCAACCTATAATGTCCTGCTCGCAAAATACTCCGGACAAAACGAAATCATCGTCGGTACGCCGATTGCAGGCCGTAATCACGCAGACTTGGAGCAGATGATGGGGATGTTTGTCAACACCTTGGTTCTGCGGAACTTCCCTGACGAGAAGAAGACATTTGTAATCTTCCTAGATGAAGTGAAAGCGCATGCTCTGCAAGCGTTTGAAAACCAAGACTACCCGTTTGAAGAGCTGGTCAATGCACTCAATGTCAAGGTTGACCCAAGCCGCAATCCGCTGTTTGATACGATGTTTACATTGCAAAACATGGACATGTCGAACATGTCGAGTGACGAGATTGCATTTCGCCCCTATGAGTTCCATACGGAAAGTACACAATTTGATCTGCAGCTTGAGGCGATCGAATCGGAGGAAGGCATTCATTTCAATTGGTGCTACTGCACCAAATTGTTCCGACGGGAAACGATGGAACGGATGGCAACTCATTTTGTCAACTTGCTTCAGGAAATCACGAAAAACAAAGAACGCACGATTGCCAAGCTGAACCTGTTAAGCCAAGCAGAACAAGAGCAGCTACTCAACACCTTTAACCAAACCGTACTTGCGTATGAACAGGATCAAACCGTGGTACAGCTCATCGAAGTCCAAGCAGTCTGCACCCCTGATAAGACGGCTCTAGTCTGCGGGAACACCACACTTACCTACCGTGAGCTCAACGAACGGGCCAACCGAGTCGCCCGCACCTTGCAATCACAAGGCGTGCAGCCATCCGATATCGTTGGCCTGATCATGCAAAGATCTGTGGAGATGATCGTGGGACTGCTCGCTATTCTCAAAGCAGGTGCTGCATACGTGCCGATTGATCCAGATTATCCGCAAGACAGAATTGCGTACATGTTGGAAGACAGCCAAGCAAGAGCGCTTCTCACGCAACAAGCATGGAGAGAAAAGGGAACGTTTAACGGAACGGTCATCTGCATTGATGACGCCCTGCTTGATGATGCAAGCAATCTGGAGAAACTGGCTACACCAACCGACCCAGCGTATGTCATTTACACGTCAGGTTCAACAGGGCATCCAAAAGGAATCATGATCGAACACCGCTCTCTGGTCAATTTCATCGCGGGCATTCGAGACCGGATTGATTTTGCCGCAAATAAGCCAGTTCTTTGTGTTACTACGATCTCCTTCGATATATTTTTCCTGGAAGCTATCCTGCCATTGACGGTTGGCGCCAAGGTTGTAATTGCCACAGAACAGGAACAACAAGACATGCATCAACTGGCGCGATTGATTAAAGAGCAACATGTGAATATGCTCCAAATGACACCGACACGCATGCAGCTGTTGCATGCCGCAGATGACACATGGACAAAGCAGGTAACAGAGGTCATGATCGGCGGTGAAGGATTCCCGCTGTCACTGCTCACCAAGCTGCAACTAAACATGAATGCCCGAATCTTTAACATGTACGGCCCAACCGAAACCACAATCTGGTCCGTCGTTCACGAACTCACGCAAGAAACCGAAATCAAGGTGGGGACGCCTATCGCCAACACCCGATTGTATATTCTCGGTGAACAATTGCAACTGCTGCCAATTGGCGTTGTTGGGGAGCTGTATATCGCAGGAGACGGTTTAGCGCAGGGCTATTTCAACCGTGACGACCTGACCCGAGAGAGATTCGTTGTCAATCCTTATGAGGACGGCCGCCTGATGTATCAGACAGGAGACTTGGCTTGCTGGCAAGAAGACGGAACGGTTCAATGCCTCGGACGCCTCGATCACCAAGTCAAATTGCGGGGATACCGGATTGAGCTGGGTGAGATTGAAGAGGTGCTTTTGCAGCATCCAGACATTACCGAATCCGCTGTGGTTGACTATGAGGATGAATCACGGGAGAAATACCTCTGCGTCTACTACGTCACCACTGG
The window above is part of the Brevibacillus antibioticus genome. Proteins encoded here:
- a CDS encoding non-ribosomal peptide synthetase; this encodes MKKKLLNFSLDQVGTLEQEGQIQIDEVSKRDVAIIGMSGKIAQADNLEELWNFIAQGKDCIRDFPMSRRVDTNAYLKYKQTYDPQMQYSSFGFLEEVDKFDYSFFNIPPNEAKYIDPNQRLFLQMAWEAMEDAGYGGDKLKGTNTAVYVGFDGDMPYKQLIADVEPDALAFALTGTLAPIIASRISYLLDLKGPSMLVNTACSSALVATYMACQEIRNGNFDMSLVGAVSLNLMPIKASTTLGLESSDGRSHTFDNDADGTGGGEGGGVIMLKSLSQALKDRDHIYAVIKGVAINQDGTSNGMTAPHPGAQEEVIVRAWKDARIDPETITYIESHGTGTKLGDPIELEGISRSFRRFTQKKHFCAVSSIKTNVGHLNHAAGIAGLLKAVLSLKNKQLAPSLHFRRPNKGINFINLPVYVNNELDEWKTDGPPRRCGISSFGLSGTNAHIVLEEAPLPKERIRSAAHIPHVLALSARSEAALRELVKRYAEFVASNDNLILEDVCYTANTGRGHYQYRLLITCVDLKELLTKLMTLLNANWNEDLLSYGIYCSMFDTMSGNLDSKKQGELTEDKAEVLNISISEKVDTFVRGNMRDQALLIEICQSYVRGGLIDWEAFYQHEMCHRISLPVYPFEKKRCWVDIPYTESPHADEDGLFHVIKWESSDLQPGAYPPKQGRVLLLADDSDISAKLSISLSELGREVIMVEQADEYQKLSDNHYFIDGLAGGYEALMDDLADNLFTQVVYLQTDRSGIHSLTEMRKTQKKGVYSLFQLLKAMLNRQIDQEIEVLLLVPYVHKVDNSEPTFCPEHAPLIGLGKVVGMESYNVTCRFIDIDGAVTPEMLAAEIQTSEQKYGVAYRNGKRYVEVLSKTDLTDTPNLTTDIRENGVYVITGGLGGLGLEIGKFLASKKSVKVCLIARSPLEDHSEWPVLLAQTQDEKLQHRYKTLMEMKRLGSEVIYYQADVSEEDALAQALDDIRSCFGPINGVIHCAGAVGEGLIIGKGEELFRSAIQPKVEGTWLLDRLTEEDQLDFFLSFSSITSLLGAPGHGAYSAANSYLDAFEAYRNKLGKRTVTINWAAWRDTGLAKDYGVNVDGLFRVLPTEEALQALEHVLSKDITRVVIGKVNYEDEVILSEFDSPMKLSDEILDIIEYKKQAFAPQKNALRSIELKTVTLIGRDNHTYTDWEQLVADIYGSVLGYDELDLNDNFYELGGDSIVAIKIVNCLYDKLKVKIELTQVLRNYPTIISLADFLESFYTSAEAKQYPPIVPVTKHDFYPVSAAQKRIFTLAQIDKENLGYNMPSAYLIEGDFDIQRFERVIHTLIARHESFRTSFEMINNDPVQIVHADCDFQIQYFTTSNKDIGELLAQFIAPFDLSKHPLIRIGLVNKAQDQHVLLIDMHHIISDGTSIGTLIQEFASLYEGLSLPKPIVQYKDFAVWQNRLLDSDLILQQEQFWLDTFSGELPLLELPTDYPRPAVMSYDGDNYDLEISPALTSKLRETCNKNDVTLFVLFLATYKLWLAKLTRQEDVIVGTPVIGRNEPSVEFVIGMFINTIALRTYPQGQKSFAHYLTEVRDNILMAFDNQEYQFEMLLEKLKLTRDLSRTPLFDTLFNMQNTSFDYGVKVGEMKFSPYLFENKTAKFDLTIHLEEMPDKVLLNCNYRTALFKPSTIQYLMNQYLNLLEQVVDNPNRPLEEYRLFEKSQLQTKNSVQTEVVSESFEAEVYSSIVQRFEEQVDKHAGAIAVKDKAKTYSYLELNQTANRIAHAILSYLPLTREQQPVAILFGHVAEMIVGMLGVLKTGNFYVPLDPTFPVDRLKDMLELSGARLIVTNHEYEDLAAQLAASDLEILTIQALEKNRNISSMNPNLPITAGQLAYIMFTSGSTGKPKAVMQTHHNVLHFIACFGNDLQISEDDRIALLTSYSHAVGVLDIFVAILFGAGVYPYNIKTEGSMDKLPAWLLDQQITFYHSIPTVFRYCMMAGGEETRYEHIRHVILGGEPVYQGDLALHQRHFADHSLLVNLYGASEILIATSYVLKHGSSMTGYALPVGYPVEGVEIALCNEQGGETRVFEIGEIVVKSKYLTSGYWKLENKTREVLSFDKDDPSVAVYRTNDLGRMLPDGSIEYIGRRDFQVKIRGYRVELGEIETILNHMDNIAKSAVIVTHNQDHEAQLVAYYETYDGKSLETVDVKNELTKYLPDYMVPTYLIHLDKIPLTPNYKIDKKSLPNIQTLPFSTQFVDAADETEEVLIHIWKDILGIESIGVNDNFFHLGGHSLKAAVLISHLHRAFDVEIPLREIFYRQTVRELASHIRECNRSLYTKIPKAEGRPYYPVSSAQKRQYVLHMFEGAQTSYNISRAHEIIGDVDVERLESILQQLINHHEPLRTSFAMIEGELVQVIQEDVTFAIEQLEADEDTLEWVAASFIRPFNLGQAPLLRVGIIRLSEQRHVLLYDLHHIIADATSVQLLLRNFFDLYNGQEMPPQRIQYKEFSLWQKEQLQSVRMTKQKAYWMETLSGDLAVLDLPTDFTRPLFRSYEGDTFSFKIDAELTGMLHQLTRETNSTLFMVLIATYNVLLAKYSGQNEIIVGTPIAGRNHADLEQMMGMFVNTLVLRNFPDEKKTFVIFLDEVKAHALQAFENQDYPFEELVNALNVKVDPSRNPLFDTMFTLQNMDMSNMSSDEIAFRPYEFHTESTQFDLQLEAIESEEGIHFNWCYCTKLFRRETMERMATHFVNLLQEITKNKERTIAKLNLLSQAEQEQLLNTFNQTVLAYEQDQTVVQLIEVQAVCTPDKTALVCGNTTLTYRELNERANRVARTLQSQGVQPSDIVGLIMQRSVEMIVGLLAILKAGAAYVPIDPDYPQDRIAYMLEDSQARALLTQQAWREKGTFNGTVICIDDALLDDASNLEKLATPTDPAYVIYTSGSTGHPKGIMIEHRSLVNFIAGIRDRIDFAANKPVLCVTTISFDIFFLEAILPLTVGAKVVIATEQEQQDMHQLARLIKEQHVNMLQMTPTRMQLLHAADDTWTKQVTEVMIGGEGFPLSLLTKLQLNMNARIFNMYGPTETTIWSVVHELTQETEIKVGTPIANTRLYILGEQLQLLPIGVVGELYIAGDGLAQGYFNRDDLTRERFVVNPYEDGRLMYQTGDLACWQEDGTVQCLGRLDHQVKLRGYRIELGEIEEVLLQHPDITESAVVDYEDESREKYLCVYYVTTGTATEQDVKEYLAQKLPVYFVPAYAVRLDQLPLTANGKINRKALVRPDYKEQVMVEYVAPRNEQEANITRIWQEVLGVERVGIKDDFFQLGGNSIKAIQISSALFKQNLQLDIRDTFQYPCISELAPHIHQLASVNDPIDSTGFILLAPMQRELANEIIMEPNSKAHSVMLYSREGFDPKLVTHAFTAVVNHHDALQMIFQLDDNELLQIHKPVDRAHFIFENLDIKADQDARAIIAAKVTYMKSHLAGVKPPFIRLGLFQTQEGDYLCILIHQLLMDESSWPILLEDFTQAYVSLMNKQHPVIEKKSASFREFVNHLSSHANQIDHEQPTGYWASLDRTRVPALPTDFDISTADSQNDAHILSAELSEEETYQLLHHTSHAYQTDINHLLLTGFGLALADWSNQQLFLIDVGERGRILSEGTLDLTRTVGWINSTLPLLLDMGNEKDLSYQIKNVKETLHRVQNGGSEWLLNIQKKSKTEKTNNKLIPSKNKICYNFSCRWNQEDLDFFQMDQQYEALSGHTLSNDGNVISLTCKIVEKRLIMSIRYSRSHYQKVTIRRLLEKYRQQMHLIIAHCKAKEDTELTPSAYGNSELTIEEVGEILQMFEK